In Candidatus Moanabacter tarae, the genomic stretch GAGCATTTGTTTCGCAACCTCTATGACGTCTGCTTCACCACAGCCGCCTCCAATTGTACCCTCAATAGTTCCATCCGATCGAATTAACATTTTAGCCCCAGGCTCCCTCGGAGTAGAGCCTTTAGATCCTACAACAGTTGCGGTTACAGCATTCTCTTGTGAACTGAGGAGCTGACTCAAATGTTGGTAGCATTCCTTCGTTTTCATATAATTACTTAATAAGAATTTTTAAAATGTTTCCTATTTTAAGTGGTTTCCAGATATGTTTTATTTTAGTAAATCAGATTCGAAGAAATGACTAAAGTATAACTTCAATCTAGGTCTGTGTATTTTAGATTAGAGCCCTTGCTTTTCAAGATGGGATATTTGATTGCATTTTTCTTCAACTTCGCGTGCATCGCTTCGATGATATCGATTCCAAGATTATCTGCTAATTCAAATAGATAAATGCCAACATCGGCGATTTCATCAGTAATTGAATCAGGGTCATCTTTGATCTTTTTTTCAATCTCAACTTGAGATTTCCATAGGAATTGTTCTGCCAATTCGGATGCTTCGATCGTTATCGCAATAGCCATATCTTTGGCATTGTGGAATTGCATCCAATCGCGTTCGTCTCGGAACTTTCGAATTTCCTCTGTAATTTTTGCAAGTGTCATCTTATCTATTAAATGATTTTTGCTGTTCTGTATGAGTCTTAGCCCCAAGATTTCCTTTTTCATGTTCCAAGAGCGCTTTCTTAATATCAAGACCAGCTGAGTAGCCTGTTAGGTTTCCATCGCTACCGATTACACGGTGACAAGGAACAATAATCAGCAGGGGATTTTCTCGATTAGCGGCACCAATGGCTCTAGCTCCACCTGGGGTACCAATTTTTTGAGCAAGTGTCTTGTAGGAGATGGTGGATCCATATGGAATTGAATTAAGGGCCTTCCAAACATTCACTTGGAAGGGAGTTCCTTTAGGATCCAGAGAAACCTTAAAAGTTCTAAGTGTGCCTGAAAAGTAGGCTGTCAGTTGATCAAAGAGATCCTCGAATTCCGGTTTGGGAGTTTGGAGTTTTATTTTAAGTGGGATTTTTCTGCAGTTCTTGAGAAGATTTAGACTGGTAAAACCCCCATTCCCCTTAACCGCCAACAAGTTCCCTATCGGACTTTTAAAAAATGCAGATATGACTCTATCCATGGTAATCGAAACTAAGCAGTCATCAATACCATACCAGGCTAAAACACGAGGTCGCTGCTTCCTAATAGGGTTAGGTGAAAGTTGTAATTATTTGGTATTCTGTATTTTATGAACTAGAAGCAGAGTTTCCTGAAAGTCGGATAATTGTTGGAACTATGGCAAGGATAAATAATAAT encodes the following:
- the ogt gene encoding Methylated-DNA--protein-cysteine methyltransferase; amino-acid sequence: MDRVISAFFKSPIGNLLAVKGNGGFTSLNLLKNCRKIPLKIKLQTPKPEFEDLFDQLTAYFSGTLRTFKVSLDPKGTPFQVNVWKALNSIPYGSTISYKTLAQKIGTPGGARAIGAANRENPLLIIVPCHRVIGSDGNLTGYSAGLDIKKALLEHEKGNLGAKTHTEQQKSFNR